From Acidobacteriota bacterium:
CGCAGCGTTTTTTACTGTTCCCAATGCAACAACATCACTCATGCGGATCCCTGTGCGATCTGCTCGGACCCAAACCGGGCCGACGACATGATGTGCATCGTCGAAGAACCGTTCAACATCTCTTCGATCGAGAAGACCGGGGTGTTTCGCGGCCGTTACCATGTGCTTCTGGGCACCCTGTCGCCCCTCAAAGGGATCGGGCCCGATGAACTGCGTCTCGACAAGCTCGTCCGCCGCTTGAACGGCGGAAACGCGCGGGAAGTCATCATCGCCACCAACCCAACGGTAGAGGGTGAGGCCACCGCCATGTTTCTTTTGAAGACGCTGAAACCTCTGGGTTTGAAAATCACCCGTCTGGCCATGGGCCTGCCTGTGGGTTCGGACATCGATTTCGCAGACCAGGTGACGATAAAAAAATCTCTGGAAGGACGGACGGAACTGAAGGATTAACCCGCGGTCGAACCCGCGGCCGACAGATCATATCCGATATCATAACAGGCTGCCGCCCTGCGGCAGAAAGGAGCCAACATGAAAAAGCAGTACAAGGCCATCGACGGCAACACCGCGGCGACCCACGTCGGTTACGCCTTTTCCGAGGTTGCCGCCATTTACCCGATCACCCCGTCGTCGACGATGGGGGAACTGGCGGACGAATGGGCCGCCCAGGGACGGAAGAACATCTTCGGCCTGCCGCTATCCGTCATCGAGATGCAATCCGAGGGCGGGGCGGCCGGAGCCGTGCACGGGTGTCTGACGGCCGGAGTTCTGACGACGACCTTCACCGCATCCCAGGGGCTGATGCTGATGCTCCCCAACATGCACAAGATCGCCGGCGAAATGCTGCCGACGGTCTTCTATGTCTCGGCGCGGTCCCTGGCCTGCCAGAGCCTGTCGATCTTCGGCGATCACTCCGACGTCATGGCCGCCCGAAACACGGGCTTCGCGATGATCGCCGCAGGTTCGGTCCAGGAAGTCATGGACTTGGCCGTCGTCAGCCAACTGGCCACGCTCCGGACGCGGATTCCCTTCCTCAACTTTTTCGACGGCTTCCGGACATCGAGTGAAGTCCAGAAAGCCGACATCATTCCTTACGAAACCCTGGCCGGGCTGCTCGAACCCGAACACCTGGAAACCTTCCGCAAAATCGCCCTCAATCCCGAACGCCCGATGGTCAAGGTCGGCCAGCAGAATCCCGATGTCTATTTTCAGGGCCGGGAAACCGTCAATGCACACTACCTGGCCGCTCCGGAGATTATTCAGGGTTATATGGACAAAGTCGGCCGGGTGATCGGCCGCTCCTACCGCCTCTTCGATTACATCGGCGCCCCCGACGCCGAATCCGTCATCGTGATCATGGGATCCGGCACCGAAACCGTCGAGGAAACACTGGCCTATCTCAACGCGCGGGGGCGCAAGCTCGGTGCCGTCAAGGTCCGCCTTTACCGGCCCTTCGACGCCCGCGCCCTGAGCGCAGCTCTCCCAGCATCCGTCAAGCGCATCGCCGTTCTCGACCGAACAAAGGAACCCGGATCCCTCGGCGAACCGCTCTATCTCGACGTGGCCGTCGGGCTGGCCGATCGCAACCTCAAAATCATCGGCGGCCGCTACGGCCTCTCCTCCAAGGAATTCACACCGACCATGGTCCGCAGCGTCTACGACCACCTCGAAGGTCCCGGCACCCACGGCTTTACGGTCGGCATCGAGGACGACCTGACCCGCACATCGCTCCCTCTCGGCGAGGAACTCGCCGCCGAACCCGAAGGCACCGTGAGCTGCAAGTTCTGGGGATACGGCTCGGACGGCACGGTCGGCGCGGCCAAGAACTCCATCACCATCATCGCCGACAACACCGACATGTACGGCCAGGGTTACTTCCAGTACGACTCCAAAAAATCCGGCGGCGTGACGATATCTCATCTCCGCTTCGGCAAGAAGCCCATTCAGTCCCAATACCTGGTCCGGAAGCCGTCTTTCGTCGCCCTGCATAAAATCTCCTACATCGGCCGTTACGACATCCTCGAAGGCATCCGCGAGGGCGGCGTTTTCCTGATCAATTCCAGCTGGCCGGCCGACGAGGTCTTCAACCATCTGACCGAGGACATGCAGAAGACCATTATCGAAAAGAAGATCAAGGTCTACAATGTCGACGCCCTCCACCTCGCGCAGGAACTGGGACTCGGCACACGGATCAACACCATCATGCAGGCCTGCTTCTTCAAAATCTCGGGCGTTCTGCCCGAGGACCAGGCCATCGACCTCATCAAGGCGGCCATCAAGAAGACCTACCTCCGCAAGGGCATGGAAGTCGTCGAAAAGAATTGGGAGGCGGTCGACCGGGCGGCAGCCGGACTTGTCCAGGTTCCCGTTCCTGAAACGATCACGGTGTCGGCGCCCCTCCCGCGTCTGGTTCCTGAGGACGCCGATGAGTTCACACGGAACATCATCGAGCCCATCATGCGTTTCAAGGGAGACACCATTCCCGTGTCCCATATGCCCCTTGACGGAAGCGTTCCCTCGGGAACGGCCCGGCTCGAAAAAAGGGGAGTCGCTCCCGAAGTTCCCGTCTGGATTCCGGAAAACTGCATCCAGTGCAACCAGTGCTCCCTCATCTGTCCCCATGCCGCGATCCGGGCCAAACAGATCGATCCGGAGAGTCTGAAAGGCGCGCCGGAGGGATTCACGACACTCAAGTCCAACACCAAGAACGCCCGCGACCTGCAGTATCGAATCCAGGTTTACATCGAGGACTGCCAGGGGTGTTACAACTGCGTCGAGGAATGCCTGGCGAAAAACAAGGCCCTGAAAATGGTCCCGATCGAAGAGTCCCGGGCCGCCGGTGAAAACGCCCGGGAGGAGTTCTTCGAAAACCTGCCCTATGACGTCACCGAAGGCACGCGGACCGACACCGTGAAGGGCAGCCAGCTTCTGCGCCCGTATTTCGAATTCAGCGGCGCCTGCGCCGGCTGCGGCGAAACGCCCTACGTCAAGCTGGCCACGCAGCTCTTCGGCGACCGGATGATGATCGCCAACGCCACGGGCTGCTCTTCGATCTACGGGGGGACATTCCCGACCATTCCTTACTGCAAGAATGAATTCGGCCAGGGGCCCTCCTGGGCCAACTCTCTCTTCGAGGACAACGCCGAATACGGATTCGGCATGCGCCTGGCCGTGGACGCCGCCCGGGCTCAGTTGAAGATCGCTCTCGACAAGGTTCTGGAGACCGGAACAACGCCGGCCCTGGCCGACGCCCTGGCCCGGTTGAAGGGACTCTGGACATCCGTCACGGATGAAGCCAAGGACGCCGCCCGGGCGGTCAAGGCCGCCCTGCCGGAGGCTATGGCCAAGGGCGGCGCCGCCCGCGAAGCGGTGCTGAAAATCCGGGAACTCCAGGACTTTCTTGTCGACAAGAGCGTCTGGTGCATCGGCGGCGACGGCTGGGCTTATGACATCGGCTACGGCGGACTGGATCACGTCCTGGCCTTCGGGAAAAACGTCAACATGCTCGTTCTGGACACCGAGGTCTATTCCAACACCGGGGGCCAGGCGTCCAAGGCGACGCCCATGGGGTCGGTGGCCAAGTTCGCCGCTTCCGGGAAAAAAACGATCAAGAAAGATCTCGGACGCATGGTCATGACTTACGGCTATGTCTATGTGGCCTCGGTGGCCATGGGCGCAAACGCCAATCAGTGCCTCAAGGCCTTCCACGAGGCCGAAGCCTATGACGGCCCTTCGCTCATCATTGCCTATTCCCCCTGCATCAATCACGGGATCGACATGACCAAGTCGCTGAAACAGGAAAAGCTGGCCGTGGATACGGGCTATTGGATCCTCTACCGCTACAACCCGCTCCTTCATGAACAGGGCAAGAATCCGTTCATTCTGGATTCCAAGGAGCCCAAGCTCGGCTACCGGGAATTTTTGGACAACGAGATCCGCTACCGGCAGCTGGTGCAGAATTACCCGGATATCGCCAAGGTGCTCTTCGCTCAAGCCGAAAAAGAGGCCCACAAGCGCTGGGAAGCTTACAAAAAAATGGCTGAATAACGGAGATCGTCAAGGGGACGGCGCGGCGGCCGGCGGGACGGATGTTTCGTCCGGTTCCGCCGCGACCGGACCGACGACGATCCGCAGTTCTCTTTCGGGATCGAGAACGTCCCGGAGAAAATCGACCATATCTTCGAGGGCGGCGGCCTCCAGCTCCTCGGGAAGCGAATGGAAGAATCCGGCTTTGAGTCCCAGGATTTCCAGGATGGCCATGGTCATGGCCCGGGATTCCTTGCTCTCGTTGCCTCTCAGAAAATGGGAACGGGCCGTCATCCGAGCCGCCTCGAACTCGTCCCGGGTCAGGCCGTGTTCCCGGAGCCGCCTGAGCTCGCCATCCAATGCCGCCGCCGCTACACCGGATTTGGCGTTTTGCGTTTCGATATAGGCAATCAGGACGCCTCCGCCTCGGTTCGGCGTATAGACGGCGTCCACGCTGTAAGCCAGCCTGTCCCGGACGCGAAGCGGCCACAACCGGGAACCGGGGCCTTTTCCAAGGAGGGCTTCCCCAATCAGCGCCAGAACATGGGACCGGAGCGAAAACTCCGGAATCGGATAGGCCCGGCCGACATAAGTCTGTTGTGTTTCCCGAACCATTTCGAGATTCGGGTTTTCCGGGCCATGCGCCCGATCCTGAAAGCCGTCGGCGGATTCGCGGGTTCCTAAAGCCACTCGAGTGAAACTCTTTTCCAGAAGGTCGGACACTCTCTCAAACGGAAGGTCGGAGACGGCGGAAAAAAAGATTCGGTTCGAGACAAAATGTTCTTCGTAGAAACCGACAACGGTCTTCCTGTCCAGCGATTTGAGGGAAGGGGCATTTCCGTACAGCGCGCCGCCGTAGCCGCGACCCCCGTAAAAAGCCTCCAAAACCGCCTGATGGGCCAGGACCGCGGAATTGTCTTCCTGTCGTCCGGCCTGGGGAGTCATCATGGTTTTGATGCGGTCGATGCGGATCGATGAAAAGATCGGGTCCTGAATGATGGCTGCGGCCGTTTTCAAAGTCGGTTCCAGATACTCTGAAAGACAGTCGATCTTGATCAAGGCCCCGTCCTCCAGAATACTGACCGAAAAGCGGCCGGCCTGGGACAGCATGTCTCTCGCCTTGCGTTCGTCCGGAATATCCACGGCCAGCCGGGTGACCAGATAAGCCAATCCGTCCCGGCCGTCCGGAACAGCCCCTTTTCCTCCACGGGTCGTCAACACCACCGATGTCGATGACGAGGAAAGATCCTGCTGGAAGTGAAGCGGGATTCCCGAAGCGAGAATGGTTGTCGTCACTTCGGGCGTTTCGGCAAACAGGGCGGGCGGGAAGGCCGGAACGAGGGCCGCAAGCAGAGCAACGACGGCCGCCGGAATCGGCCTCACCGCGTCTTCTCCATGGGAACGATCGTCACCATCACGGGCCGCCCCCGGCTGATGTGTTCGGCGGCGATCCGCCGGAGATCCATCGATCGGACGGAATCGATCATTTTCAGATGGTCGACCGCGGGCCGGTCCTCCATCGTCAGGAGATGCCCGGCCAGCGCCGTGGCCAGATTCAAACCGTTTTCCCGGCCCTGTTCGTTCGCCAGGCGGATCCGGTTTTTTGCGCTTCCGAGAAAATCGAAGGCTTCGAACCGGGCCTCGCCCAAGACGTCGTCGGGCGAAAAGTTTTCGTTCCGCAGGCGCCGGAGAGCGTTCAAGGCCTCTCTCCGTGCGGACTTGAGATTCTTGGGATCAAGAGTCAGGGACGCGATCAGAGCACCTCCATGGGCCAGGCCCAAATAGTTCACGCCGGCGCCGTGGACGAGATTGCGCGGTCCGCGCAGGGCGAGGAACAGAAGAGGGTAGACGCCGCGGCCCAGGA
This genomic window contains:
- the recR gene encoding recombination mediator RecR, with protein sequence MFEYARPLHDLIEELRRIPGIGAKTAQRIAFHILGLPREDSERLAEAIREAKRSVFYCSQCNNITHADPCAICSDPNRADDMMCIVEEPFNISSIEKTGVFRGRYHVLLGTLSPLKGIGPDELRLDKLVRRLNGGNAREVIIATNPTVEGEATAMFLLKTLKPLGLKITRLAMGLPVGSDIDFADQVTIKKSLEGRTELKD
- the nifJ gene encoding pyruvate:ferredoxin (flavodoxin) oxidoreductase, with the protein product MKKQYKAIDGNTAATHVGYAFSEVAAIYPITPSSTMGELADEWAAQGRKNIFGLPLSVIEMQSEGGAAGAVHGCLTAGVLTTTFTASQGLMLMLPNMHKIAGEMLPTVFYVSARSLACQSLSIFGDHSDVMAARNTGFAMIAAGSVQEVMDLAVVSQLATLRTRIPFLNFFDGFRTSSEVQKADIIPYETLAGLLEPEHLETFRKIALNPERPMVKVGQQNPDVYFQGRETVNAHYLAAPEIIQGYMDKVGRVIGRSYRLFDYIGAPDAESVIVIMGSGTETVEETLAYLNARGRKLGAVKVRLYRPFDARALSAALPASVKRIAVLDRTKEPGSLGEPLYLDVAVGLADRNLKIIGGRYGLSSKEFTPTMVRSVYDHLEGPGTHGFTVGIEDDLTRTSLPLGEELAAEPEGTVSCKFWGYGSDGTVGAAKNSITIIADNTDMYGQGYFQYDSKKSGGVTISHLRFGKKPIQSQYLVRKPSFVALHKISYIGRYDILEGIREGGVFLINSSWPADEVFNHLTEDMQKTIIEKKIKVYNVDALHLAQELGLGTRINTIMQACFFKISGVLPEDQAIDLIKAAIKKTYLRKGMEVVEKNWEAVDRAAAGLVQVPVPETITVSAPLPRLVPEDADEFTRNIIEPIMRFKGDTIPVSHMPLDGSVPSGTARLEKRGVAPEVPVWIPENCIQCNQCSLICPHAAIRAKQIDPESLKGAPEGFTTLKSNTKNARDLQYRIQVYIEDCQGCYNCVEECLAKNKALKMVPIEESRAAGENAREEFFENLPYDVTEGTRTDTVKGSQLLRPYFEFSGACAGCGETPYVKLATQLFGDRMMIANATGCSSIYGGTFPTIPYCKNEFGQGPSWANSLFEDNAEYGFGMRLAVDAARAQLKIALDKVLETGTTPALADALARLKGLWTSVTDEAKDAARAVKAALPEAMAKGGAAREAVLKIRELQDFLVDKSVWCIGGDGWAYDIGYGGLDHVLAFGKNVNMLVLDTEVYSNTGGQASKATPMGSVAKFAASGKKTIKKDLGRMVMTYGYVYVASVAMGANANQCLKAFHEAEAYDGPSLIIAYSPCINHGIDMTKSLKQEKLAVDTGYWILYRYNPLLHEQGKNPFILDSKEPKLGYREFLDNEIRYRQLVQNYPDIAKVLFAQAEKEAHKRWEAYKKMAE
- a CDS encoding insulinase family protein → MRPIPAAVVALLAALVPAFPPALFAETPEVTTTILASGIPLHFQQDLSSSSTSVVLTTRGGKGAVPDGRDGLAYLVTRLAVDIPDERKARDMLSQAGRFSVSILEDGALIKIDCLSEYLEPTLKTAAAIIQDPIFSSIRIDRIKTMMTPQAGRQEDNSAVLAHQAVLEAFYGGRGYGGALYGNAPSLKSLDRKTVVGFYEEHFVSNRIFFSAVSDLPFERVSDLLEKSFTRVALGTRESADGFQDRAHGPENPNLEMVRETQQTYVGRAYPIPEFSLRSHVLALIGEALLGKGPGSRLWPLRVRDRLAYSVDAVYTPNRGGGVLIAYIETQNAKSGVAAAALDGELRRLREHGLTRDEFEAARMTARSHFLRGNESKESRAMTMAILEILGLKAGFFHSLPEELEAAALEDMVDFLRDVLDPERELRIVVGPVAAEPDETSVPPAAAPSP